From the genome of Saccopteryx bilineata isolate mSacBil1 chromosome 6, mSacBil1_pri_phased_curated, whole genome shotgun sequence, one region includes:
- the TTYH2 gene encoding protein tweety homolog 2, with the protein MPAARVEYIAPWWVVWLHSLPHLGLRLQRVDSTFRPRDENYQESLLFLGLGAAACLGLNLIFLAAYLICVCCCRRDGAVQTKQRKSCHVTWSTVVAGLICCAAVGVGFYGNSETNDGVHQLIYSLDNANHTFSGIDLLVSRTTQKMKVDLEQHLARLSEIFAARGDYLQTLKFVQQMASSIIAQLSGVPVWREVTAELTELADQTGYVEYYRWLSYLLLFILDLVICLLACLGLAKRSRCLLALMLCCGLVALLLSWTSLAVDTAAAVGTSDFCAAPDTFILNTTEGQLSTEVTRYYLYCSQSVSSPFQQALTVFQRSLTTMQVQVAGLLQFAVPLFPTAEKDLLSVQLLLNSSESSLHQLTAMLDCRGLHKDYVDALTGVCYDGIEGLLYLGLFSLLAALAFSTMICTGPWAWKHFTTRDRDYDDIDDEDPFNPQARRIAAHNPPRGQLHSFCSYSSGLGSQTSLQPPAQTISNAPVSEYMNQAVLFGGNPRYENMPLIGRGSPPPMYTPSMRATHLSVADERLRHYSNEFPA; encoded by the exons tcGCTGCTCTTCCTGGGGTTGGGGGCCGCGGCCTGCCTGGGCCTGAACCTCATCTTCCTCGCGGCTTACCTCATCTGTGTGTGCTGCTGCAGACGGGACGGCGCGGTGCAGACCAAGCAGCGCAAGTCCTGCCATGTCACCTGGTCCACCGTGGTGGCCGGGCTCATCTGCTG TGCTGCAGTGGGTGTTGGTTTCTATGGAAACAGCGAGACCAACGATGGGGTGCATCAGCTGATCTACTCCTTGGATAACGCGAACCACACCTTCTCCGGGATCGATTTGCTG GTGTCCAGAACCACCCAGAAGATGAAGGTGGACCTAGAGCAGCACCTGGCCCGGCTTAGTGAGATCTTTGCCGCCCGGGGCGATTACCTCCAGACTCTGAAGTTCGTACAGCAGATGGCCAGCAGCATCATTGCCCAGCTGTCAGGGGTGCCTGTGTGGAGGGAGGTCACAGCCGAGCTGACCGAGCTGGCTGACCAGACTGGCTACGTGGAATACTACAG GTGGCTTTCCTACCTCCTGCTCTTCATCCTGGACCTGGTCATCTGCCTCCTCGCCTGCCTGGGCCTGGCTAAGCGCTCCAGGTGTCTCCTGGCCTT GATGCTGTGCTGTGGGCTGGTGGCCCTGCTCCTCAGCTGGACCTCCCTGGCCGTGGACACCGCTGCAGCCGtg GGCACCAGTGACTTCTGTGCAGCTCCTGACACCTTCATCCTGAACACCACAGAGGGCCAGCTCAGCACAG AGGTGACCCGTTACTACCTGTATTGCAGTCAGAGCGTGAGCAGCCCCTTCCAGCAG GCACTGACCGTCTTCCAGCGCTCGCTGACCACCATGCAGGTCCAGGTTGCGGGACTGCTGCAGTTTGCGGTGCCCCTCTTCCCCACGGCGGAG AAAGACCTGCTCAGCGTCCAGCTCCTGTTAAACTCCTCAGAGTCCAGCCTTCACCAGCTGACCGCCATGTTGGATTGCCGAGGGCTACACAAG gacTACGTGGACGCCCTTACTGGAGTCTGCTATGATGGCATCGAGGGCTTGCTCTACCTCGGCCTCTTCTCTCTGCTGgctgccctggccttctccaccaTGATCTGCACGGGGCCGTGGGCCTGGAAGCACTTTACCACCAG GGACAGAGACTATGACGACATCGATGATGAGGACCCCTTCAACCCCCAAGCCCGGCGCATCGCCGCCCACAACCCCCCTCGGGGGCAGCTTCACAGTTTCTGCAGCTACAGCAGCGGCCTAGGCAGCCAGACCAGCCTGCAGCCCCCTGCCCAGACCATCTCCAATGCCCCCGTCTCAGAGTACAT GAACCAAGCTGTGCTCTTCGGTGGGAACCCACGCTACGAGAACATGCCACTCATCGGAAGAGGCTCCCCTCCTCCCATG TACACGCCCAGCATGCGGGCCACCCACCTGTCCGTGGCGGATGAGCGCCTGAGGCACTACAGCAACGAGTTTCCAGCCTAA